tggggcagggggggtcAGAGTCTGAATTACAGGACTGGGAGAAAGTCACCTGACATTTGCCAGTGCTGCTTGTATAGGGTGCCAGGGAGGCGGGTGGGTGCTGTTTTCACCAGCTaaaggtccaatcctgcagtcctaacACAAGACCCATTGACTACACTCACCTACAGGCTGCAGgatttagcacagtggttctcaaactttttgtattggcgacccctttcacacagcaacccccccccccctgcccttaacaattaaaaatacatttttttatatttaacactattttaaatgctaaatttatAACCCTgttgtttaaaatgaatttacctttttccattgcttttaaattaagactaaaaCATTGTTATCGAATTATTATCATTCTaagcagaaaagttatttttaaaaattgttactgTTTAATACTGGGAGGGCGTGAAGAAATGTTGTCAAGATCCATTTTCACGGCAGACTTAGCGCCcggttgccacccttacttctacgctgctgctggcggcagcgctgccttcagaggttggcagccggagagcagtggctactggctgggtgcccagctctgaaggcagcccagaaggaagggtggcaatgccataccatgtcacccttacttctgcataaTGTTTGGCCTTTGCGCTGGGAGGGGTAGGCACGGGGGCTAAGGCAAATTTGGAGGTGGCTATAACCCCCGTAACCACCCCCACAGTGCCACACCTGCCTGTGTGTCTGGCTGTTACATTATAAATTACCTTTTTGTGAAGTAAATACACTACATTGTGATGGAAAGGTGTGTGTCATTTTCTAAACCACTAGATTTCAGTTATATATTTTACTGCAGTTGCTCTGTTTTGTGCGTGTACTCGCGATCCCCCCATAACCtcaggacccccagtttcagAATCCCTGCCCTCTATTAGCAGAGTGTGTTTCAGACCGAGGAAACTGCTCCTGCAGGAGCACCAAGCTGTCACCTGCTCTCCAGCCGCAGAGCCGGATCCTTGCCCTGTATAATGCCCGCGTTGCTGTGGGCAGCCGACCGTTCCTGTGGGAGCCGTAAGCCCCTGATGCTCCATAGCAGTAAACATTACagttgttttctctctttcctcaggGAGAACTTCTGTTCCCAACCTAGAGGAAGAAATCGACTTCTTAGCTGACGTGCTGGCCAGACAGGATGCCGCTCGCCTCCATCTGCTCCAGGATGGTGAGTCCAGAAGTCACCCACCTGCTCTCCTTAGCCTGTTCTCCCAGCCGCTTTCATGCGGTTGTGCTGCTTTCCGCGTTCAGTGACTCTGAGGCCAACGGTCCGGTCCCAGTGTTCAGACAAGACTCCTGTGATCAACAACTCAGACTCTCCTCTCAAAGGCTGAAAACTGTGGAAACACGAGCCCTCTGAAATGCCCTGCTTATGAAGGGTTCCGTTTTACTGTCCCTGCTGCCAATTTAATAGAGTGGTGCTTAAGTTCCTGGTCTAAATTACTAGGTTTCCAGGGAAGTGtttctggcatttcctggctggctgagctggggagaAAGCCGGCCATGGAGTTTTCATTGCTCTGTAAACACCATATTACAGGGCTCCTGAATTCAGCAGGAGCAAAGCCAAGGGCCTGGAGAATATGTGCACTCCCTCGTTTGGAAACAAATTCGAGACTCCCATCCTCGAGGCATATCACGGCAATgtaggctagtggttagagcaggggaccgGGGTCTGTTCCTGGCTCGACTACaactctgtgtgaccttgaggaactcccttaacctctctgtgcctcagtttctccatttgtaaaagagGGATGACCTCTCCCGGGAGATTCTAGATGAAAGATGCTCTAGAAGTGCTGTGTGTTTGTGACCGGGGGGAAGGGACGTGCTTTTGGGGAGAGATATTCCCTACCTTGGAAATtttgtcttctctctctccctcttccatctCATGAGCTGGGATTTCTTGAGAGATTTCGTAGCCTCATTTCCTAATATAAGAAGCCCCCAAACTGCTGATGCCAGGGCAATAAAGTTGCCTTTTATGGCTGTATTTTATAATGGGGGGCACAAGTGCTCGAACGGAGGAGAGCAGCTGCGGACTTCGCATTTATTCCACAAGTGATTCCCCCACCAGCTCCAGGCCCGATCCTGCGGTCGTAGCACAAGACCCATTGGCCGCAGTGGGAGTTAAGCTCGCCGAGGGGCTGCAGGATCTAGCCCCTCTATTAGCAAGGGGTACATTGCGGGTTTTCCAGCCCGTATGTTCTGGGGTTCTGTATTGCATCCCCGTGAACAGCAAGACAGTGCATCCTGGTCAGTGGTAACGCATTAAACACCAATGGGGGTAGCAAATGGTTTTTACTTCTTTGTCCATAACTCCGCTGCCTGTCCCAgagctgggtgttggggggtcCCACTGCGTCTGCTGATGTTTGTGGTCTCTGCTTTCTTGCACAGCCACCCAGGCCCCGTCAGGGAAGCATCCTGAAGCCGCTGGGGCGAGAGGGGAGTCCCCCAAGAGGAACAGAGCGAGCCACAGGGCTGTGACATCTcatcccaccactgccaccaagACAGTGAAGAGTTCTCCAGTGGAGGTGTTCCATGTCACTTCAAATGACCTCCTGATACTCGGTAGGTGCAAGCTTCCCTTTGGAGCTCAGAGCTAGGGATGGGCCCGATCCAGGCTGTGCAGGGGTGCAGGAGCTGGTTTAGCACCTCAGGGCTTGCCGCTGTGTCTGTGATGGGCCATGAGGCAGTTTAGCTCCGAAGCGGAgctttgcagctcaggctggccTGTCCTGGAAGTTCATTGCGTTTCCCAGTGGGGAGAGATGGAAttcagtttgcttatgagaccgGCAGTCACCAGGTTTACTGTCGTACGTACCTGGTACAATAACAGTCACTGACGCTGCGTGTGAGTGATAGTGCCCAGTGGGGTAGGCGTTACAGGACTTGGAGGGGTTAGTTATTgaaagggcagggagggagccccCACCAGCAAACCATCACAGCCCATAACAACCCGCTCTGTCCGTTTTGGGCTATCTTGGTCAGTAGCAGCCAAGTGACGAGCTCTGGGCTGTGTTCCTTCCTCTGCAGGGATGATCGTGGTGTTCTCGGTCGCCGGCATCGTTGCTTTAATCGTGGCTGCGATCTGCTGGTGCAGGTAAGCCAGCAGGGACCTCCTCCAGCAAACGGCTGGGCCTCCGCCTGGTGTCCTGAGGAATTTGTGCCTGGACTTCTGTGCAATTGGGAGGGGATTGgggaaggattttaaaaatagagaaatcGCTCTCCTTGGGCTAGGGACCTCAGGCCGAGCCTTCACCTGGCACGGTGCAAAACGCATCTCCGTCTGCACCCACAGGAGGCAAGCGGGGGAGACGAGGTGCATAAAGCAAGAGAGAGTGGGCCCAGCATCCTGACTGATACTTAATAGCAATCGTTGTGTAAGGTGCAGTGGTGATGGGTGCTCTAGAGCCCGGCTGGATGGGTGGGAGTCACTCGTGAGAAGAGTTTTAGGGCAGGGAGGTGCCGCATGCTTGGCTAGACTGTCACTTGTAACGGCCAATTAATAGATCCTAGGAGACAGTGTCAGAAGGAGCCTTTCTATCTGCGATTACTTATCGGGGACACGTAGGAACCCCCGGCATGGGCGAGAGCCCCGTTATggcaggcgctgtacaaacagtcCCTGTTCCAGTGAGCTTACCAGATACGTAAGGATTCAGCGTAACCACCTGAAAGCAGGAAGACTCATAAGAACATTGGCACTGCTAGACTGGATTCATGCAGTCTTTgatagtggccagcaccagatacttCAGGGGAAGGAGCAAGAGAAACCATGTAGTAGGCACATGTGGAATAATATGTCCCTCATGAAGATTCCCTCCTGTTCCCCAGCACTCGGAGAGATGAGCTTATGCTCTAAAGCATGAGATTTAATATTCCTTCCAACCCACGTTAGCGTGAGCAATGAGAATTCTGGAGGTTCTTGTTATCCGTATAAACCTCCAGTCCCTACGTTCTTGGCCTCCTCACAGCCTGTGACTGTGAGTTCCACAAGCTAATTCCACATTCAGGAAACAGTTTCCTTTGATCAGTTCTGAATTTCCTGCTCTGTTTCGTTGAACGTCCCTTGTTCTTGTGCTGTGGGACAGGCAGAACAGAAGCTACTGATCAGCCTTCTCTACACTATTCATTACATCTCCGTGGCCCTGAGCCATGCTTGGCCTCTCTGCTCCGCTCCTGGAGAACAGGCAGGCCATTGAAAGGTACAAGACTGCTTCTCCCCAGACCTCTGAGTGGGAAGATTGTGTTTCAGTGCTTCCTGCCTGGTCAGAACCAGCGAGCGGATAGATGCTCAGATGGTTTTTAGCTCAGCGTATGTGTAGGTACCTGTCCTGGTGGGTGAACCCAAACCCGTAGGTTTGTTCTGGAATTGCAGGTAGGAATTTTCATTGCTGCAGCGCCAAGCCATGGTAGTTTGGTTTTGAGGGGGGAATGGTTGAAAAGGGAATTTGAGAAAGCTAAGAAGGTGGATAGGTTTCATTTGgggcctgtccctttaaatcattCCTGCTTAACCACTGCCTTGTCCCCTCTGTAGGCTGCAGAAGGAAATCAGACTAGCTCAGAAAACCGACTACCCATCTCAGAAGCTACCCGGCCCCCTGCCATACGACAAAGTCTCGGTAAGCTGCTCCAGACCTTCTCTCAGACCCGTTGGCAGCATGGTCCATTTTTAACACTTTGTGAGCAAACCCTGCATGAATTCTGGAGAGGCTAGTGAAACACaaaaggggaggtgggggtgcCGTAGAGAAGTCCTCTCTAGTCCTGTTAAAACCTGACTCTCAGCCTGGCCTCTGGGCTCCGGTCTGTGGGCGATGGAAAGCTAGCCGCTCTCTGGAGACCTGTGTTCACAGctcctgttttccttttaaagCCTGGGGATCAGACGCTGGCTCAGAGCGCCCAGATGTATCACTACCAACACCAGAAACAGCAGATGCTCTCCATGGAAAAGTAAGTGACTCCTTCCAGCTCTCGGAGAAAGCAGCAACGGCCCTGCCAGCTGCCGACGGTTAACAAGGGTCACCCGCGTCTAGAGCCGGGATCGGGAGCTCTCTGGAGACATTCCCGGTGCAGTTCAGGAGATGCCcgggcagggagagagggtgCTGAAGGATGGTGCTGGGAATCCCCATTTGCTTCAACCTTGCTGGAGGGTCTGCTTTGCTAGACAGTGCTGGGTTTGCGCTGTTGCAGCTAGAGAGGAAATTGCCCCCGTGGATTTCACCtccatctctgtgcctctctCTTTTCAGGCATAAAGAGGAGCCCAAACTGCCTGACTCGGCATCCTCCGACGAGGAGAACGAAGACGGTGATTTCACGGTGTAcgagtgcccagggctggctcctgtAAGTTGGCAGTGTGTGCGCTTCCTCCACCCCTTTCCGTGGGGGGCCTCTCAATGCTCCCTTGCGG
The sequence above is drawn from the Trachemys scripta elegans isolate TJP31775 chromosome 17, CAS_Tse_1.0, whole genome shotgun sequence genome and encodes:
- the NPDC1 gene encoding neural proliferation differentiation and control protein 1 gives rise to the protein MVAARRAPVPRLGALLLPGIVLGACLLRPGAGKPEESCPRSLDCTLQRRAFCPPGSHACGPCLPQFVEDEHGRCVQRKWSSTGRTSVPNLEEEIDFLADVLARQDAARLHLLQDATQAPSGKHPEAAGARGESPKRNRASHRAVTSHPTTATKTVKSSPVEVFHVTSNDLLILGMIVVFSVAGIVALIVAAICWCRLQKEIRLAQKTDYPSQKLPGPLPYDKVSPGDQTLAQSAQMYHYQHQKQQMLSMEKHKEEPKLPDSASSDEENEDGDFTVYECPGLAPTGEMEVKNPLFDDSTLPPPGPKSHQ